The genomic DNA CCTTTTCTTCATCAGTCAAAGGCTGAGTAAAACTTGACTTATTCTCATCACTTGTATCTTCAATTGTATACCAATGTCCAGCGTTATCATCCTCAGACCTATTACAACCTGTAAACACCGCTCCAAAGAAAGACCACAGATCCGACAGCAATATGCACTGTTCTTCAACATAAAGTTTATGGTGCTTGGTCGTATCGACACTTGAACTGCTACGGATCCATGCCGAAGACGAGCTTTTCGGGGTGATAACAGGCGTTTCAATAGAGCACGCGCCATTAACGGAATACTCCCCTATACCCGCCAAATTAAATCTGAATTTTTCATAATCTACAGTACCCTTTATAGCAAACTGGATTGCACCCACCGCACGCCCCATATCAGGATCATTCGGTGCGATTTCATTCCAGGTAAAGCACTTTTCGACAAGTCCACTAGACTTTGGCAAATCGACCTTGGGAGAGTTCTCGTAAGGAACATCCTTTACAACAAAGTTCAGGAATGCATCCTTTTCAGAAAAATAAGTGACACAAACACCACCCCAATCCTGAATATTTTCAAAAACATAATCATCAGTATAGCCTGCAATGTTAAATGAAATACCGCCAACAGCGTAATCAGAGCCATCCAGATTAATATCCATCGTTCCACAAAAACCAGCACACTCCCAAATAACGCTTTCATACATATAAGGGTCATACTCCATCGACGGATACGCAGGGAACTCAATATGAGCATAAGAGTTAGCAGGAGACTCATCAAAAGGCACCAGCATACCCGCGTATTCATCACGGTCATTATAACCCGTTTTCACATGGGTATCGCCCAAGCCCCCTTTCCACAAACAAGTCAATGTATCATCGACAGGGAATCTATCGTAAAATTTTTCATCCGGATACTTCCAGCCTTGTGTGGCATTACTTGGATCATAAGTACTAATACCCTTAATATTAAACACCTTATTTTCGTCATCACCGCGACTTTTAATTACAAACATTATGGACTGAATTTCTTTAGCCGCCTCATCCCCAGTATAAACTTTGCTAATCTGCGAAGAGCCACTATTTTTCGCCCAAGAGCTAACATCAAAACTGCTCCATTTCATGCATTCAGTTTGAGCTTCGTTTGTACTGAACAAATTGAAAAGCGTAGGCGCAGGAGATTCCCCAATAGTCGTTTCACTTAAATAATTAGCGGGATACGCTTCAAAAGGCTTCGTTAAGCTATTGGAATCAAATCCATCAACTTGAACCTTTAAATAAACACTAATTGAATAATCAGATTCGTAAGTAACACAAATACCGCCCCAAGATGAGATATCCGCCGTAGAGCCTTCCTTGGCAAGCGGGATTTCAACACCCGCCCAGGGACCAATCATTAAGTAATCGGGTTCAATCGATCCGCACAAACCATCGCAATGTTTAAAGACAGAAGAAAGCGGCGTCGACGAATTTTCAAGTTCGACCGGGAAAATAATCTTCGATTCGCCCTGAAGCCCAAACAAGTTATCGCCAAAGGTTCGCCAAAAGCCCGTGCTATCGTCACCCGTATTGACCTTGTAGTCTACAGCAGGGTCCCACAAGTTGTAGCGGGCCGTTTTTACCGCACCACTCGAAGACGACTCAATTACACTATCATCACTCGAAAGAGCTTCTATAGACGAGCAGCTATCGCCCTCCGAAATAGAGTCATCGATACCGCCCGACGGATTGTCATCGGAACAGGCGACAACACCAAGCAGCAAGGCAGAAATCACGCCACCAAAAATTCCCCTAAACATACAACACTCCTTTATTTTGTTTATACTCTATTTAAAGAACATAAAGAACAGCTGGTTCTTGACATTTTAAATAGGATGTGCCATCCAGTTCTTGATACGGGGCAATTCCCAAAATATTGAACGAACTGCTGGCATTATTCTTGGCATAATCATAGAACAAAATCGACGATATCTTAGAAGGATCGATAGGTACCCTTGTTTCGCTGTCAACAAATTCATTCCAGGATTTACATTCAATCTTGGCATAACCATCTGTCTGTGGCAACGTCACGCCCGGCAATTTAGATACATTTGCAAAATCATTTTGCTCTGCATCATTTATAGCAATATGCAAATCATATTCCGATGCATAAACAACACACATGCCGCCCCAATATTTGAGACTTTTAGCCTGCAACTTGCCATTTTCATCTTTATCAGCAATGTTAAATCCGAAGCCAGCATTTCCTGCACCTTTATGTATGACACAAAGTCCCTGACAGCGGTTTAGAACAGGTTGCAACGAATCCTGACCTAACTCGCTATTCACTTGTACAGGATAAGTCTCATTGACTTCGTCGTTGTCCTTGAATGCATACCAATGTCCACCATCACCTGTCGCTGTCGAATACCCCGTTTTCACACTCAAATAACCATCCGGACCATACCAAACTGGACTAAGATTTTTGAAAGAGCACTCATCTTTATACACCTTGCTACTGCTGGAACTGCGCGGGGTTCGACTCGAAGAACTTGTCGGCGTGTAAGAGGTTTTGGGGATGGAGCAAGCCCCATTAGCAGAATATTTTCCAATACCCGCTATATTAAACTGGTTCCTATCACCATCTTCATAGCTCTTTACAATAAACTGAACCGAGCTTACCGCAGACCCCATATTAGGATCATTCGGGGCAAGGTCACTCCAAGTAAAGCATTTTTCTACAAGAGCCCCCGTAGCAGGGAGAGATGCTTTCGGAGATTCTTCATACGGAACGCCTTTTACAACAACATTTAGGTAAGCATCCTTTTCGGAATAATAAGTGATGCAAATGCCACCCCAATCCTTGATATCGGCAAATTTAGGCTTACCATAGCAAGTATTGCCTTCACAAGATGTCAACGAATCTTCAGCAATATTGAAGCCTACACCAGAAGCGGCATAATCGGCTTTTTCCAAAGTAAACTCCATCGTTCCACAAAAGCCTTTACATACATAGATAATAGGATTATACATATAGGGTTCATATTCCATCCCCCTATACGTAGGGAATTCTATTCTTGTATACGCCCCCTCGGGAGAAACATCGAAATCATACAGCATCCCGACAAATTCATCCCGATCATTATAGCCCGTATTTACAATGCCAGACCTATTCAAGCCCTTCCACAGGCAGGTCAAGGAATCGTCGTTTGTAGTAACCAGGCCTAAATCCGGTTCATTCGTACCGTCATCGCGATTCCACTGCGGAAGATTTTCATCGTAAGTACTGATACCAAAGATATTGAATTCTCCCGAGCCATCGGAATTACCCATAAATACAAAGTTGATTGCCTTGACTTCTTTAGCAGCCTCTTCGCCTGAATAGATCTTGCTCAATTTTGCCTTATTGTATTCCGCCCAGCTAGACACCTTAAAGTCGCTCCATTTGGCACAACGCGTAATGGCTTCATCAGAACCAAGCATATTCATAAGCGTTGGAGTATTCGTTAAAGTTTTCGGAAGCGTAATGCCCGGATAGGCCATAAACGGAGACGCATAGGCAATCGTATCTATGCCGCCGACATCCACATTGAGATAGACACTCACCGGGTATTCAGAGGCATACGTCACACAGATACCGCCCCACGCGGAGATATCCACCGTCGAATTTTCTTCGGCAAGCGTAAAGCCAATACCCGCCCAAGGCTTTGATTCCATGCTTTGCAACTCAGCGCTTCCGCATACGCCTCCACAATAATCAATAACAGGATCTAAATTACTTTCAGAATATTCATTGCCCATTTCCACAGGCCAAGTGATGGTTGACCGGCCCCCTTCCGCATCATCGCTAAAACTGAACCAATATCCCGTATTTTCATTACCAGTATTGATTTTGTAGTCCGTTTTGCCATTCCACACATCAAACTTCGGAACAGCCTCTACACTGCTAGAGGACTGGACTGCAGATGAACTTTCAACAGCAGAAGAGCCGCCCACAACAGACGAACTGCTACCGTCATAAACAGACGAGCTGCTTTCACCATAGGCAATCGGATTACCATCTTCCGTGACACCCGCCGTATTGTCGTCCGAGCACGCCATAAAGCCGAACGCGAACGCACATGCAGAAACGCATGCCGATATGTTAAGAAGATTCTTAAGCATGATTTTTTCCCTCCTCCCACGTCAGCGGGAACAACTGTAAATTCAACCTGTAGACACGACCGACGCCACGGCCCTTCAAAGCGATTTGAGCGATGCGCTTGCGGCAAGCATCAATTTCTTGCACAATTTGCTCGTAATCCTCGTCCGAAATTCCCATGGTAAGCCCAGAATAATTGCGTTCCGTCGACGAGAATTTTTCAAGAGCTTCATCTGCAAAATGGATCATCTCATGATGCAAAGAACGCATCGCCACCGACATAATTTCAGGAGACCCCGTCAGATGCCTATCGACCTGTTCGTAGGCATCCCCGTTTTTCTTCAGCAGTCCTGCATCTACCATAAAATTGAGCGACTCGCGGACTTCCCCCGCTGAGGCATCCAAACAACAACGCCTCGCAATTTCACCCGGAGTCGCTCCAGGCATCACCGGTGCTAGCTCTCTCACCACCGGATGAATCCATGTTTCAAAATACTTATACGCATCGCCATCGACAACTTTCACAGCATTGTCTTTCGCAATCTTCAGCATTGATTCAAAAATGACTTTGCGGTCCGCATCCGTTTTGGCATGGCAGCATTCCACCATCAACTTAAAATAGTCTAGCTCGTAACCCACCAAATGCATTGCGGCACCGACTTTTTCTGCACCAACGGACGAAAGGCGCGTTTTGCCTTCACAGACAAGCTTCAAGTAAGTCGGCGACGTAAAACCAGCCGCACGTGCAAATTCACGCCAGGAAAACGATGATACGCGTTTGCGTTCATCGTAATA from Fibrobacter sp. UWB13 includes the following:
- a CDS encoding TIGR02147 family protein, whose protein sequence is MKPITDYQDYRCYVQDYYDERKRVSSFSWREFARAAGFTSPTYLKLVCEGKTRLSSVGAEKVGAAMHLVGYELDYFKLMVECCHAKTDADRKVIFESMLKIAKDNAVKVVDGDAYKYFETWIHPVVRELAPVMPGATPGEIARRCCLDASAGEVRESLNFMVDAGLLKKNGDAYEQVDRHLTGSPEIMSVAMRSLHHEMIHFADEALEKFSSTERNYSGLTMGISDEDYEQIVQEIDACRKRIAQIALKGRGVGRVYRLNLQLFPLTWEEGKNHA